CCGAGCAGTTGGCGGTGTACCTGGCCGATCCCGTCGCCGACTGGACCTACCTCAGCCCGCCGGCGTTGTTGGAGCCCGGTGAGCGGACCGGCGTGTTCCGGGTCGGCGGTGACGAGCAGGTCGGTTCCACGATCTCGGTCGAGGACCTGGCGGTGGCGCTGCTGGACGAGGCCGAAACCCCCAAGCACCAACGAAAGCGCTTCACGGTCGGGTACTAGCAAAAGGGGCGGGCCTATGCGGGCCCGCCCCTTCCGACAAGATCAGCTCAACTCGGCGCACGTCTTGGCGTCCGGATCGGCCGCCGCCTTCGGCACCCACCGCACGTTCGCGAACGAAGCCTGGAACGGAGCGTCCGTGTACACCAGGAACGGCGTGTTGACGTTCTCCAGGTCCAACCCGCCCGCCGCGAAGCACGAGATCGGGATCTTCACCGTCGACTTCACGCCCGTCGGCAGCCCGTTGAACACCCCGGTCGCGTTGACCTCGGCGAAGCACGGGTACTGGCAGTGCGTGCTCACCACGGTCCGAGAGGTCGGGGCCTGGTGCACGATCACGTCGAACACCAGCGCCGCGTTGGCGTTGAGGTAGCCGCGCAGGTCGGTGCCACCGGCCGGGTTCTGCGCGTAGACCTGACCCGGACCGGCGCCGGTCCACGTCGTCTTCATCGCGTCACCCTGCACGTTCACGTCCGCCGGCACGACGTTGATCTCGCTGTGCGAGGCCTCGCCGTCGGCGCCCAGCTCGGTGCCGCCCCAGTTCTCCGGTGAGCCGATGGCGCTGCGGTACGGCGCGACGTCCGTCCGCACGTGGATCTCCAGGTCCTCGGTCGCCGTGCCGCCGCCACCGCCGCCGGAGCAGCCGAACTCCGGCGCCGTCTCGTCCAGCTGACCGACGTCGCCGGTCTGGTCGTTGCTCAGGCCGTAGCCCGGCTTGAACAGCGGGTCGCCGTCCGCGTTCACCGGGGTCTGGCAGGCGCTGCGCGGCCACGAGAACGACAGCTTGCCGGTGAAGCCGGTCTTGGTGTGCTTGCCCCGCACCAGCAGGTCCGCCACGCCGCCGCCCTCGGTGCCGGGCAACCACGCCGCCACGAACGCGTCCGAGCGGTTCAGCTCCTTGTTGACGTGCAGCGGACGCCCGGACACGTACACCGTGACGACCGGCGCGCCCTTGCCGCTGACCTTGTCCAGCACGGCGAGGTCGTTCGGGTACAGCTTCGCGGCCTCCAGCGAGCGCTTGCCGATGTCGCCGACGCCCTCCGCGTACGGGGTCTCGCCGATCACCGCGACGACCGCGTCGAACCCGGCCGGGTCGACGTCACCGGTCTCGCTGAACACCACGTTGTCCGTGCCCAGCGCTTCACGCAGACCGCCGAGGACGGTGGTGCCGTTGGGGAAGTCGGCGTTGGTGTTGCCGGTGCCCTGCCAGCTCAGCGTCCAGCCGCCGGTCTGGTTCTGCATGCTGTCCGCGCTCTTGCCGACGACCAGGACCTTCGACTTCGGCGCGAGCGGCAGCACCCGGTTGTCGTTCTTGAGGAGCACCTGCGACTTGCGCACCGCCTCGCGGGCCAGCTTGCGCGCCTCCAACGCGTCGGCCGAACCGGCGTGCTCGCGCTCCGACGGCTTCACGCCGTCCAGCACACCCGAGCGGAGCTTCACGCGCAGGATGCGGGTCACCGCGTCGTCGATCCGCGCCATCGGGATCTGGCCGCCCTCGACCTGCGCGACCGTGTTGGCGATGAACGCCTTCCACTCGTTCGGCACCATCACGACGTCGATGCCCGCGTTGATCGCCTGCGGGCAGCTCGCGTTGGTGCAGCCGGCGACCTGGCCGATGCCGTTCCAGTCCGACACCACCAGGCCGTCGAAGCCCATCTTGTCCTTGAGGATGTCGTTCACCGCGAGCTTGCTGCCGTGCAGCTTGCCCTCGTTGATGCCCTGCTCCTCGTTGGTCCAGCTGTTGAACGACACCATCACGGTCTGCGCGCCGGCCGCCAGCGCCCCGTAGTAGCCCTGGCCGTGCACGTTGATCATCTCGGCTTCGGTGGCCGGGTTGACGCCCTGGTCCTTGCCGCCGATCGTGCCGCCGTCACCGATGAAGTGCTTCGCGGTGGCGAGCACGCCCACCCGGTCGCGGCCCTTGCCCTGGAGACCCACGACGGCCTCGTAGCCGTAGGCCCGGGTGATCCGCGGGTCCTCGGAGAAGCCCTCGTACGTGCGGCCCCACCGGTCGTCCAGCGGCACGGCCAGCGTCGGCGCGAACGCCCAGTCCTGGCCGGTGGCGCGGATCTGCCGGGCGGTCGCCTTGCCGACGTCCCGGATCAGGCACGGGTCGTGCGCCGCGCCGAGGCCGATGTTGTGCGGGAAGACCGTCGTGCCGTAGACGTTGTTGTTGCCGTGCACGGCGTCGATGCCCCAGAGCACCGGCACCTGCGTGCGGCTGGTCTTGGACGCGTCCCAATAGGCGTCCGCCAGGCCCAGCCACGCGGCGGGCGCGGCGTGCTTGTCCCGGTTCGGCCACGAGCCGCCGCCGTTGAGCACCGAGCCGATGCCGTGCTCGCGCACCTCGTCCGGGGTGATCGCGCCGATCTCCGGCTGGGTCATCTGGCCGACCTTCTCGGCCAACGTCATGCCGGCGAGGATGTCCGCGACCCGCCGCTCGTCGGCCGGGTTCGACTTGACCCGGCTCTCGACCTTCGGCCAGTCGGCCAGTTCCGGCAGCTCGTCCTCGATCCGGGCGCAGCCGTGGTCGGTGTTCGGCGCACCGATGACGGGCTGGGCGGACTCCTGGGAGGCGGCGACGCCTCCGGTGATGAGGCCGGCGGCGAGCACCGCGGCCAGCGCGGCGCTCAAGGTTCTGCGGGACATCGGCGGTTCCGTTCGTCTTCACTGCGACGGCTGTGTCGCGCCCGATCCTCGCTACCCGACCGGCCGTGGTCAATAGCCTGTGGGAGCGCTTCCTCGCAGGTAGGAGTTACGGTCCCGACCTCTCGTCCCGGTACCGGCCGCAAATGGGCCAACCGCCCGTGTTGATCTATCCACAGAGGACTCCGACTGCGCGGGCGGGCGAAAACCCGTACGCGTGGACCGGAAAGCGCTTGCCAGATTGATGTCCGCTGCGTTACGTTCCGATCTGGGAACGCTCCCAGATCGACTGCCGCAAGACCGCGTAACGCACGGCGGCGGGCGTTACGGGTGCAAGGGCCGTCGCCGGCCGGGGGTCTCAACGATGAGACCACCACGCCGGCGGCGGCCCTTGTCGTTCGCACCCTGTGGCCACAGGCCGCGGCGTACGCGAACGTGGAACTCGCGGGACCTGAACGTTCGACACGCGCTTGTGGCGTAACGGGTTGAGCTGTTCGGACGCACAAGCGCCGCGTAAGAGCTTCGTGGAGATACGGGGTTCACAGATTGTGCCCGGTTCGCTACCTTGAGGTCTGGGAGCGCTCCCAGTCCGTAGTCGGTAATCCTCAACGTGGAGGACAGCAGATGACCTTCAGACGCGGTCTCCGTACGGTAATCGGCGTCTTCGCCTCGGTCCTGGC
This is a stretch of genomic DNA from Saccharothrix ecbatanensis. It encodes these proteins:
- a CDS encoding glycoside hydrolase family 3 protein; translation: MSRRTLSAALAAVLAAGLITGGVAASQESAQPVIGAPNTDHGCARIEDELPELADWPKVESRVKSNPADERRVADILAGMTLAEKVGQMTQPEIGAITPDEVREHGIGSVLNGGGSWPNRDKHAAPAAWLGLADAYWDASKTSRTQVPVLWGIDAVHGNNNVYGTTVFPHNIGLGAAHDPCLIRDVGKATARQIRATGQDWAFAPTLAVPLDDRWGRTYEGFSEDPRITRAYGYEAVVGLQGKGRDRVGVLATAKHFIGDGGTIGGKDQGVNPATEAEMINVHGQGYYGALAAGAQTVMVSFNSWTNEEQGINEGKLHGSKLAVNDILKDKMGFDGLVVSDWNGIGQVAGCTNASCPQAINAGIDVVMVPNEWKAFIANTVAQVEGGQIPMARIDDAVTRILRVKLRSGVLDGVKPSEREHAGSADALEARKLAREAVRKSQVLLKNDNRVLPLAPKSKVLVVGKSADSMQNQTGGWTLSWQGTGNTNADFPNGTTVLGGLREALGTDNVVFSETGDVDPAGFDAVVAVIGETPYAEGVGDIGKRSLEAAKLYPNDLAVLDKVSGKGAPVVTVYVSGRPLHVNKELNRSDAFVAAWLPGTEGGGVADLLVRGKHTKTGFTGKLSFSWPRSACQTPVNADGDPLFKPGYGLSNDQTGDVGQLDETAPEFGCSGGGGGGTATEDLEIHVRTDVAPYRSAIGSPENWGGTELGADGEASHSEINVVPADVNVQGDAMKTTWTGAGPGQVYAQNPAGGTDLRGYLNANAALVFDVIVHQAPTSRTVVSTHCQYPCFAEVNATGVFNGLPTGVKSTVKIPISCFAAGGLDLENVNTPFLVYTDAPFQASFANVRWVPKAAADPDAKTCAELS